The Alnus glutinosa chromosome 1, dhAlnGlut1.1, whole genome shotgun sequence region ttaaaaatttcaaaattttaaaatttaaaaacaaaaaccaacccAGCATcccattttctcatttttgttgcCCGAGCTTcccccaaattttccctccctctctccatctaccccAAAATCTTCCCATCGGTCGACCACCACGCACTACCCGCCACCGTTCGGAGCTCCGTCGTTCTTCTGGTTCCGGCGACTAGTTTCGCACGAGTCTgccaccgtcgttctccatctccggccgtcTTTCATTTCCGACAGAGCAACCGCCGATGAGGTCCCCCACCGTCTGATAAGCACCGTCGACCACTGCCTacttccatctccatctccatctccggccgttTTCTAGTTCCGGCTTCCCCCCAAATCTGTCTCCTTCAAGTCTAGGTCTCTGTCAGGTATTAAAGCAAACaccttttcttcattttcttcctctctcgTGTACTGAGTAATTACGCTTGTTTGGTTGTCAAAATAAATGGTGAACTTTGTGTTTATGGAATTTAGGAAGATTTCATTTTTCTGCGTTCTTCTGGTTTAGGTTCGGAAATAAATAGGCACTTGATTGCTGGTCTGGTTATTTAGGCGGTTTTTGTAGCTTTGTGATCTGCAATTTCAGCATACGttgcttttttgttattttagctttttatttttgtgttcttAAATTTATGAGagaatttttggtttttctaggTGTATAAGCTctgttatatttatttatttttttagggtctCTGTTTGTTGTTTGAATCTTTTTCTTGCCTGGTTTCTACTGCTTTGAAGTAGGTACTATGCGATGAAATGGTCTGACTGCCCTaaccttttttatttgatttatttgaaGCTTTTAAGGGCTCTGATACTCCTGTAGGAATAATAGTTTAATATCCTAAAAGTATAAGTTCGATGTTCTCGGTTGGTTGTGTTGTGCTTTCTTTTCTGACGGTTGAGATATCCTTTCATgtgtatcaattttttttggatatttgaGTACcattgaggtttttttttttttttttttgagtctcAGAATCTGCGTTATTATGTAAATTTGCAGTAGTAGCCagtgatttgtttagttttattaAGATTGTTTGTTCTCAATTCAGTTGACGTATCTTTTTTGGGGCTAGAAAATTTGTGTGCCTTTAAGAACAATTCATTGCTCATATTGAAGCTGTAACTTTTTGAGTACATAATAATGGTCATTTTGGATGGTCTAGATGGTTCCCATGTGTCATTAAGTTCTTTATTTAGGCCTGAGGTTCTCCAGATAATTTTATGAACTATTAAGTTTCTTCACTTGAGTTATTAGAACTTGCTTTTATTTGTAACCCCTCATGACAGTGCATTTAGGATTCCTGAGGTATTCGCATTCTACTTAAGTTATGGATTCATTCGAGCAAGACGGTAACAGCACAACAGATGGAGGCAGCACACAGGATGCATTTCCACCTCCTCCCCCTGTTAGCCCACCAGATGTTGTTCCTCTGCATGCAGAACCAGAACCCCTTGGTGCTTGGATTGTTGTGTATTTCAGGTTGCAGTTGTgcaattttttatgaatatcaGCGGTGCCCagcatctttcttcttcttgttgtttCTACCAGCATCTATCAGCGGTGCCCGGCCGTCTTTCATCTCCGACAGAGCGACTGCCAACAAGGTCCCCCACCGTCTGATAAGCACCATCGACCACTGCCTACTTCCATCTCCATTTCCATCTCCGGCCACTAGGTACTGCCAAGCACCATCTCCGACGACACATACCCAACCACCCCACCGGCAGTCTTCCAGTTCAGCCCCCCCTTCCATCTCCGGTTGTCTTCTAGTTCCGGCAATcactttttggttttttcaaatcatatgTTCTTGGTTTGGTATATTTTGTGTCATTGAGTTGGAATATGTGGTAAATTGATGTGTAAATAtggaaacatatatatatatatatatatatatatatatatatatatatatatatatatatatatatatatatatatatatatatatatattccattttGATCAGTAAATTGTCACTCTAATtggattttgttttctttgatgCACAATGCTCTCATCACTTTGAATGAAAGTGAATTTCATTATATGCAACTTTTCTTCGAGTTGATTGTGGTCTTTTTTCATATGCTGTAATGTTTCTTGTTCATGACTATCTTTGAAACATTTTGTTATTGGTTTATGCAACTTCACAAAGTAAgggatttggatttggtttggtgaatatGGATTTGGTTTTCTTTCACAGTTTGATTATGAactttgaaaatatattttggttaATCTTTTCCAATGATCAACAAAAAAGACAAACCAACTTCGTGtcatttttcctttcttgtaaATCCAGCATCAACAGTAATCAAATCCATATCAAAGTGAAGTGAGTTTTTTGCATATTGGTGTCAAATTTGAGTTTTTTGCATAGTCAATACAAGTTAAGTGAGTTTGATCATGTTTTGTATCCATGCTTTGTATCAAACTATCAATACTCATTTTTGTGTGCTTCTAACGTATCAAACTATCAACTACATCAATCAAAAGTAGAGACAACCAACATTCATTACAAGAACTCCAACATTCGTTACAAGTAATAACCAACTATTTCTTGTTATGATTCcgcaataaaaacaaattacacaAGTACAATAAGCAATAAGGAGTCCCTGTCACCCAATTTCAGGTTGTAGTAACCAACAAAAGTTGTATGGCCTTTCTTGCTTTCCACTTTCTCAACATCAGCAACTCACACGTCTGGATGGTCCAACCCGTGGAAAACTTATCATCAAGATTCAAGACAAGCACGTAAACTAGAACATTAATGACAACCCTCACTCAAAAATTATTCACACCTTTTTTCAGAATTACAAGAATGCTGAAACCAAGACTCAGCTAGCCACAATAAGCAATACGATACAGCAGTTACACATTTCAAATGATAATTAAATGACAATGCTGATTAAACTTCCAATCTTCTGCATAAGAAGTCACAACAAAAAGTTCGAATTGATCATAAAGAACTGCACACCCATTAATGAAAGGTTCACCTGCATAAAGCAAAGGAAAGATCAAAAGCAGAAAATGTGCACTTTTCAATATTAACagcaaatattttcaaaaaccatttgcagttttctctttcttattgtTCTACTTGccaaactgcaagaattcaacTACCCCAATTCCAATACATCAATACACTTAGCTCTAAATCCCTTAAGATGGTAGTCAACAACTAACAAAATCTTTTACATCATCATGCATCCTTCAACAACACATGGACAGCATTCAAAAGacaatgaagaaaaatttagatcCTGAAAACTGATCAACAGAACTAAAATTGATTCTcagaattaaaacaaaaaaaaaaaatgaacttagGACAATTACCTTCTGATTCCTTCAAATtcaataaacaagaaattattaCTCTCAAAATATTACACTACATACCAAATGCTACGTGATAAAATACACACACCCTTACCACCATAATCTTTGTGATAAGTGAAATATCAGAGCCAACCAGTTTTTGCTTCAGAACATGTGGTGCTAAAAGTGAGGTTTGTTTCACCTCTTCGGTTTTATATCATTAATTCAGTTCTTAAATAAAGAATAACAATCAAATATATTATGGTTAAATGTGAAGTCTGCATGGGAATTGGGTCACCTGCATTTACTTGTCTTGTGCATTAAGGCCCAGCTACATCACTTGTTTCTTGTGATAGAACTTTATGATCAACTACATTTATAAATTCATTCCACTACATGCAGAAGCCAGAAAGTTACCTGCTACGTATATTTGTTAAATGTTGCTCCTTTGGCCTCACCTGTTATAGCTGAGGTGATGCCTGTTCTTCATCATTAATTGTCAATCAAATATGTATTGACAAAAGATTTAAGTTTCATAACGTAACATAGTACACAcgcatagagagagagagctgataGTATTAATTCAGAAAATTTTTCAGATCAAGAGAGCCTAAATAACTCAGTCTGCAAGCTTGTTATTTATTGAAccaaatttttagtttttcttataTACATGGAAGGATATCTCAACCGTCAGAAAAGAAAGCACAACACAACCAACCGAGAACTTACAACCAGAAATGTGTAAAATGGATCATCAGTAGAAGATCTTAATGACCACATTCCCTTAATACCTTGGAGTTCTACTGAAGCCTACACCATTTCATATATACACATCAATTTAGTTTAgtctaataaaaaaatctatttgtcattctaagaagaaaaaaatggttaacATATTGACTTCATTTAAAAGAGATTGAATAAAAGAAATTCTAAAGACTTTCTGCAAGCTAACTTTAGTAAGAAATTCTAGAgccttgaaataaaaattagcacACAAGCTAACTTTAGTAAGAACAATTgacctcccaaaaaaaaaaaaaaaaatttactttaatCAAAGAGACCTTACCACTTACGACAAGTATATACAATCTCCTTCGAAAATATCATTGAGTTGGAATATGTGGTAAATTGATGTGTAAATATGTGGAAATTTTGGGGGGAAGCTCGTGAAacagaaatgagaaaaatgggAGGTTCAGAACTggttttggtgaaatttttaatttcgaAATTTGAATTTTCATCGCATAGTACCCACTTCAAAGCAGTAGAAACCAGGCAAGAAAAAGATTCAAACAACAAACAGagaccctaaaaaaataaataaatataacatagCTTATACacctagaaaaacaaaaaattctctCATAGATTTaagaacacaaaaataaaaagctaaaataacaaaaaagcaaCGTATGCTGAAATTGCAGATCACAAAGCTACAAAAACCGCCTAAATAACCAGACTAGCAATCAAGTGCCTATTTATTTCCGAACCTAAACCAGAAGAACGCAGAAAAATGAAATCTTCCTAAATTCCATAAACACAAAGTTCACCATTTATTTTGACAACCAAACAAGCGTAATTACTCAGTACAcgagagaggaagaaaatgaagaaaatgtgtTTGCTTTAATACCTGACAGAGACCTAGACTTGAAGGAGACAGATTTGGGGGGAAGCCGGAACTGGAAaacggccggagatggagatggagatggaagtAGGCAGTGGTTGACGGTGCTTATCAGACGGTGGGGGACCTCGTCGGCGGTTGCTCTGTCGGAGATGAAAgacggccggagatggagaacgacggtggcgGGCTCGTGCGAAACTGGTCGCCGGAACCAGAAGAACGACGGAGCTCCGAACGGTGGCGGGTAGTGCGTGGTGGTCGACCGATGGGAAGATTTTggggtagatggagagagggagggaaaatttgggggAAGCTCGGgcaacaaaaatgagaaaatgggATGCTgggttggtttttgttttcaaattttaaaattttgaaatttttaatatactttttttaaaaaaaaagttaaaacgaaatggccctttccacgtaggaaagggccgggcaggggccggaGATGAaagatggcccctgcctatcattactcattaattttttattaactttagattatttttattttattgatcaaaacaaaaaaaaaaaacaaaaatcttaacCCCCTGACCCCGATCAAAATCCGGCTCCACCACTCTTTAAGATCTTTTAAGAATCTCTTTAGCTAAAGCTTGTTACGTGGCATCCCATTtcgtttttatattttttaataaaaaaagtaattaattaatatatatatatatatattttatataattttaagttttttgtttatataattttgaaaGACGTATTTTATCATCGTGTAGCACACAGAGATTGTTTGAtagtttaagaaaaaatattaacacaacTGATAATTTAAAAGGCTGTTAACAATTAATCGGTAGTTTAAAGAGATATACGTGCTTTTCTAAGttttaaatgacaaaaaatatagatcaaaaaaaagaaaaaaatacatacgAGGCAAATGTTTGTTGTTACCAGAACTGAAggcatagtaaaaaaaaaaaaaaaaaaaaaatcctccacgAGGCTTTGGAAAATTGGAATCGGAAGCCCAGCGTTATCAATTCCGAGCATATTAATTAGGCGTATCCCACGGTTTGGTTCTCTCCAGCTGTTGCAGTGACCAACTTTATGAGAGCGCTGGAGACAGCAGACTATTTCTCACAGGCCCACTATGTTTGGTATTTCCTACGGAGAGCTCTTCCTCTTGGTCGGTGCCACCGCTGCTCTCGtcggtactctctctctctctttctctttgcgGGTATGTTACATTTTGGTTTTCGTGGGTTTTAGCTCAAAATTTGGTTCGAGTGTTCCATTTTTCCCGTTTCGATTTGGTCAATGCTTTTCTGGGTATATCTAAGTTGTGGGTTTCGGTGATGGGGTCTTCGCTTTACGAGAATGCTCttagaaacaaaaaattgaaatggctTTTGGTTTTTGTGGGGTTATAGGCCCAAAGGATCTTCCACTTATTGCTAGAACCGCGGGAAGGTTAGCGGGTCGAGCAATCGGGTACGTTCAATTAGCTCGTGGGCAATTCGAGAATGTTATGCAGCAGTCTCAAGCTCGCCAGGTGATTTCTTTTAATTCTTCCTCTTGTTTCTAAGAATAAAGATAACTAACTATATTGATGAGAAAGCATTGTTCTTTGAGCTAAGATATGGTAAAAGGGATGTGGAGGTACCGGTGGGGGcactttgtagaaatgtgcttcatatgttatatctttgggtgtcggcgcatagcccggATAGTATGtcgtttgatgattttttactttcttgttcgttccTTTCCTATAATTAGGgcctcttttgtatacttcctgggtgctagggttgcgcccctttgtgctttttaatgtttttttacttataaaaaaaaaaaaaaaagatatggtAAAAGGGAATAACTAAAATTTTCACTTTGGTCTTTTGAGAATGAGGATGAGTGGTTGTGGCAGGAAGAAAAATGCTGCATTGAGGTTAAATGCATTTTAGTCTTAACTCGTATTTGGGATTGATGGGTTTtagctagattttttttttttttttttttttttttttacttgttttgATGCCCCGTGGAAATGAAAATGTTGAATTGTGTTTTCTTCATTGCGTGaagcatgtgtttttttttttttttttttttttttttttttttttttaatggaatacaAAATGAGTTTATGTTATGAGGAGGATTGTCTTTAGGATATCATAACATTGAAGGTTCTTTATTGCTTTCTATCTTGTGGTACGTTTGATCTGATTTAGGGGTTGGATATATGCTCTGTAATGCTATCAAAGAGAAAGATGGAATTACCATTTTCTTTTGATGTCCAATTGTACTATATGCTTTGTTTAAATTATTATGTTCATTATCCCTTTCTTGTATGAATAATGGTGTCCAAGCATGatgtgagaaagagagagagagagaagagcaCTTCTTTGTTAGTGCGAGGAGGAGTGCTAAGGAGAAGATCCTTTGCTAATATCGTGAGCGATGATTATAGGCAAGGCCATACGACACATGTACATAAGGTAGCAGATATGATATGGACATGTATCCGCATCATTGTCCTCTTGTTGAGATACATGCCCCAAATCTTGTATCATCTTTGTCCCTACGGCTCTGGGCCTTTTATAGCTTGGTCTAGGCATTGGCCTAGCTATTGGTAGCCTCAATAGGCATGTTAGCCATATTATAATTGTAATATCTCAAAAAGTTAGTTCTACATTGAGAAGATGAATTATCCACATTGATTCCTTATTAGGTAAAACTGAACTTTGTAAGTAATTTGAAGGAGCTCCAATTTCAACTTGagtagtcattttggagtgatagtgcagatgtgggTAATGCGTTCCTTCGGTCGCTACAGTAATTGCATTCTTCTCATGGAATTAGCCTTTGAGTTGACTTTCCTTTTTGGCTGCTAAACCAGTGTTTTGAGTGCCCCCAGGTAAGACATGTAATGTGTTTGATGTGGCACATATTTCATGCAGTGCCCTATGGAATATGCTCAAGTTGAGGATATCAGTGCACTGTAAACTTATTTTTGAATAGGTGGACATTAGTTTTCTTTAACATGGTAAAGTAAAGAGCACACATTAATACCCGAATGAAGACAAGAGAAGACAAGAAAAAGAGCCTCTACAAAAGATATTTGTAGAGTTatccaaaatataaataattagtACCTTTTATTTGATGGTGGTAGCAAAAACATATGCCTGGTTAAGACAAAAGATAGTTTTGGTAATCTTATAGCAACAAAATCTACAGAGGGTTTTTCaatttaaattgtgttttttgtaCTAACTTTTAGGTTCACAAAGAACTTCAAGATACAATGGCACAACTAGAGGCTATTCGTTATGAAATTCGAAGTATCTCTCTCATTAATCCCGGTCCTTTGACCCGAAGGCTGATGGACAATCCTGAAGATCCTGCTCCTAACAGAAATTTTGGTATTCTCAGCCTCCAAAGCTTTTAAGTTATTCCGCTACCTTTGTGAGTTTTACTTCCCTCTGTTAACCTGTTTTATGTATATGTGTATGTATTTTGGCTGAGGCAGGCGACAGTTTGTCTGAGAAGTGTGAAGAAGAGCAGAAGCCAACAAATGCTGCGATGAAGGTTTTTGAACTCtgtttattatatttcttaTTTAACTTGGAtgatcttaatttctttttttgtatgtTTCGCAGGATTTTAGTTTGAAAGCCTTAGGTCCAGTTGATTTGCATAGCCAAGCAACTGCATATGCCAGATTGGCTGAATCTGAAGCCATAAAGACTGGTTCATTGGAGAGCAGTACAGAAAAAGAGAACCTTAATGATGAAGCTAGTCTCTTCACCATCCTTCCAGTTTCAGCTGAAAGCACTGGGATGCTACCAGAAAGAAAGGGTAATAGTTTTCCCTATTTATCAGTAGTTATTCTTGTTCATCTCTATCTTTCGCTTTTACTTATTTagttttacaaaattttatGTCAGTTCTGCCATTAGTTCTTTGTCCCAATCCAAGCACTGTACAAAGTAGTCTGGAGTGCAAAATTCCCTTTCCAtgttaaataagaaaattaaaacactAGTCTTTTTCTAGCTGTTGTTTTTAGCAGTAGCTTTCCTGTTATTCAGTGAACATCTTCAACCTGTTGTCCTGTGCCTCCTGAGATCCTAAATCTGTGGTCCTGTCCCAGTTATTTTTGCCATTGGTAATGCTCTAAAATTTGAGTTTCATGAATGAAGAAATAGGCCAAGATCTTTGTGTTGACTTTTCTAGGAATTGGTGCACTGATTTAGTTATTAACAACTAAAGAGCTTTATGtcttcaatttttgaaatttaaattagcatttttttttttttttttttttttttatgacaaggAACCCATCAAAGGAAGGGCCACTTCATGTACCCACCCTTGTCAAGTAAACCACGGACCCATGTAAAGCTTAAATTAGCATTATTTGCAGCTCTTCATCCATCCTGTgctctttttctaaaaaaacataataaataaatatagaaaattaaaatcattttgGAAGAGACCAGAAAATTGGTTGAAGGCTCAAGTTTGATGGCTGTAACAAAGAGGAATAAGGAATGTGATTGGAAAACCTTCAATCTGGCACTTATTTTTAAAGGTTATCTGGTTTGACTTGGTGGGCAAGAAATTCGTATAAACGATTTaatgagttttttcttttttttgcccGTTGTATAGCAAGTATACTTGGTtgcttttacttatcaaaaaaaaaagtatacttGGTTGCTtgacttccattttcatctcatATTTCAATATACGGATAATTTGCAAATTACTTAGGAAAATGCATCTCATTATATGTATATCTTGGATGTTTTTGTTATCAATTTAATCAATAGTTTGTCTACTTGGGGGcaccttatgcttttaatgatatctcgattacttgtcagaaaaaaaatttaaccacTAGTCTTGCTTAACTGTTTAGTAGTTGGAATATTTGATTAGTGGCCTAAAGAGAGGTTCCTTCATGCATTAAGCTTACGactttcagttttctttttgttaaaatattgaagtaaaataaaacatgaGAGAAAGTGGAAGAATAATttgagaagagaagaaagagaaggatTTCAGGTGATTCAACCTTTTAGAGATCTGAGCTCACCACCGTTATAATGCTCAATAGGCTAAGTTGTTATTGTATTGACTTGAATGAAATTGTGTTACATTGAGgtgtatttatagagtacaaTGAGTAGGTGATGTGTGCTAAGAAATGTAATGAGATCTTGATGATAAAATATGGAAGAAAATTCTCTGGTTCTTAACACTTTTCATCCATACTGTTTAAACAAAACCATTTGTCGGTGTGCACGTATACCATGGCTTTAAACATAGTTCCATATGTGACAAAGGTTTTTAccattttgtttcctttttatttatcaagaagaaaatttattttattctgtgTCAATTGATGCTgctgttaatttatttattatattttctctaGACACATTATCATTTCTACATTTGACAATCATAATCTACCTGAGTTAAGTTGGCATgtgtattttgtaaaatattggaCATTTGTGCTCTGCGTTTTTGGAGTAATCCTGATAACATATGCTTCAAAGATTATCTGCATAAAGGATTGTCTTGAgcatctttcttttgtaagattATAGTATGCATTGGTCTGATTGGCAGCCATGTATATATTGATATATGCACGAGTTCATTATCTGTGCATTATAATTTATGGCTTTTTACCTTCAATGatatcttaattttcttttccactTTGGATTGTTATTGTTGctgttttaagtttttagtcaaaataacatgtttagaaaaattaatGAATCTTTTCCTGGAAACGTTTAATGTTTAGCATGATAGTCTCTGCACGCTGAAGAATTTCTATATATAGTTGTTCTGGCATGTGCTCCATAAACAGTTCTGGCATTTTCTCA contains the following coding sequences:
- the LOC133858591 gene encoding uncharacterized protein LOC133858591 isoform X1, which codes for MRALETADYFSQAHYVWYFLRRALPLGRCHRCSRPKDLPLIARTAGRLAGRAIGYVQLARGQFENVMQQSQARQVHKELQDTMAQLEAIRYEIRSISLINPGPLTRRLMDNPEDPAPNRNFGDSLSEKCEEEQKPTNAAMKDFSLKALGPVDLHSQATAYARLAESEAIKTGSLESSTEKENLNDEASLFTILPVSAESTGMLPERKGSAKGADIVLEAVVEAEVARNAKDFFSQPQNQIQ
- the LOC133858591 gene encoding uncharacterized protein LOC133858591 isoform X2, coding for MFGISYGELFLLVGATAALVGPKDLPLIARTAGRLAGRAIGYVQLARGQFENVMQQSQARQVHKELQDTMAQLEAIRYEIRSISLINPGPLTRRLMDNPEDPAPNRNFGDSLSEKCEEEQKPTNAAMKDFSLKALGPVDLHSQATAYARLAESEAIKTGSLESSTEKENLNDEASLFTILPVSAESTGMLPERKGSAKGADIVLEAVVEAEVARNAKDFFSQPQNQIQ